From a single Gimesia fumaroli genomic region:
- a CDS encoding FAD-dependent oxidoreductase — protein MSEFQPPQSGDKITTRCCVVGGGPAGLFLGFLLARAGVEVIVLEKHKDFLRDFRGDTIHPSTLQLMHELGILDEFLQIADKHFDSLDFNIEGKQIPGPYFTHLPTKCKFITFAPQWDFLNLLAKHASEYPNFQVHMQSKATNLIHEGNQVVGVKVEGINGEYEIRSDLVVGADGRGSVLRVDAGVEVVEKGIPIDVLWFRVGKSSELLDHTLGRIKNGRMLITVDRGDYFQSGLIIHKGSFDEIKAEGLEAFRKRVSDILPDLAEGVAAIDDWEKVRLLSIQLNHITNWAQPGLLFIGDAAHAMSPVGGVGVNLAVQDAVATANLLADKLYAGKVTLEDLKQVQHRREPPALKTQRMQVFAHQRLFGGQTAPGKPVSLSWGFRKVAGLFAPIIRKQAGKIVGLGFLPEHIQTPERAPKESASLT, from the coding sequence GTGAGCGAATTCCAACCACCACAATCTGGGGATAAAATTACTACTCGCTGCTGCGTTGTCGGCGGTGGACCTGCCGGCCTGTTTTTAGGTTTCCTCTTGGCCCGTGCCGGCGTAGAAGTCATTGTGTTGGAAAAGCACAAAGACTTCCTGCGAGATTTTCGCGGCGACACAATTCACCCTTCCACCTTACAATTAATGCACGAACTGGGCATTCTGGATGAATTCCTGCAAATTGCCGATAAGCATTTTGATTCGCTCGATTTCAATATTGAAGGCAAGCAGATCCCAGGCCCCTACTTCACCCATCTGCCCACGAAATGCAAATTTATTACGTTTGCCCCGCAATGGGACTTTTTGAATCTACTCGCGAAACATGCCAGCGAATATCCAAACTTCCAGGTTCATATGCAATCCAAGGCAACGAACCTGATCCATGAAGGCAATCAGGTTGTCGGCGTCAAAGTAGAGGGAATTAACGGGGAATATGAAATTCGTTCCGACCTGGTAGTCGGAGCTGACGGACGAGGATCCGTGCTGCGAGTCGATGCGGGAGTCGAAGTCGTCGAAAAAGGAATCCCCATCGATGTCCTCTGGTTTCGCGTCGGAAAATCGAGTGAGTTACTGGATCACACACTGGGACGAATCAAGAATGGTCGCATGCTGATCACCGTTGATCGTGGAGACTACTTCCAATCGGGATTGATCATCCATAAAGGATCCTTTGACGAAATCAAAGCGGAAGGACTGGAAGCATTTCGCAAGCGAGTTTCAGATATTTTGCCGGATCTCGCGGAGGGTGTTGCCGCAATTGATGACTGGGAAAAAGTTCGTCTGCTATCGATCCAGCTGAACCATATTACCAACTGGGCTCAACCGGGTCTCTTATTTATTGGTGATGCCGCCCATGCGATGTCGCCCGTTGGCGGAGTGGGTGTTAATCTCGCGGTCCAGGATGCCGTTGCGACTGCGAACCTGCTCGCCGATAAACTTTATGCAGGCAAAGTCACACTCGAAGACTTAAAACAGGTTCAACACCGCCGTGAGCCCCCCGCACTCAAAACACAACGCATGCAGGTTTTCGCACACCAGCGTCTGTTTGGCGGTCAGACCGCTCCCGGAAAACCGGTTTCTCTTTCCTGGGGCTTTCGCAAAGTCGCCGGTCTGTTCGCCCCGATCATCCGTAAACAGGCAGGCAAAATCGTCGGCCTCGGCTTCCTGCCCGAGCATATTCAGACTCCGGAACGAGCCCCCAAAGAAAGTGCTTCGTTGACCTAG